The following proteins come from a genomic window of Novosphingobium sp. P6W:
- a CDS encoding ABC transporter substrate-binding protein, with amino-acid sequence MALTAYLRSGKLAVCALAVVLGGAAAWSSSAPAPRPAKTAPRRIVSLNLCADQLVLALADRAQIAGLTRNAADPQLSAAADAVRGLPVLRGSAEEMMAINPDLVIGMPARRSPAIAVLKSRKYPALDIKSPSSYPAILASIREVANAVGHPERGEALIARMNHDLAGLPKAGGLRVAAYYQRRGYMTGTGTLIDDLMTRAGLVNLAGKLGKPSLSQMSLEEMAAARPDFLIVDTATAKVVDQGTEMMHHPVLDGIPRIGIPQAWTVCGGPAYVKAARALSQKVSAR; translated from the coding sequence ATGGCGCTTACGGCTTATCTTCGTTCTGGCAAGCTTGCGGTTTGCGCTTTGGCTGTGGTCCTTGGCGGAGCGGCTGCGTGGAGCAGTTCCGCGCCTGCACCCCGGCCTGCCAAAACCGCGCCGCGCAGGATCGTCTCGCTCAATTTGTGCGCGGATCAACTGGTGCTGGCGCTGGCCGACCGGGCGCAGATCGCCGGTCTCACCCGCAATGCCGCCGACCCGCAGTTGTCCGCCGCTGCCGATGCGGTGAGGGGCCTGCCGGTGCTGCGCGGCTCCGCCGAGGAGATGATGGCGATCAATCCCGACCTGGTGATCGGGATGCCCGCGCGGCGCAGCCCGGCCATCGCCGTGCTCAAATCGCGCAAGTACCCTGCGCTCGATATCAAGTCGCCCAGCAGCTATCCCGCGATCCTCGCCTCGATCCGCGAGGTGGCCAATGCGGTGGGTCATCCCGAACGCGGCGAGGCGCTGATCGCGCGCATGAACCACGATCTTGCGGGCCTGCCGAAAGCGGGCGGCCTCAGGGTTGCCGCGTACTACCAGCGGCGGGGCTACATGACCGGCACCGGCACCCTGATCGACGACCTGATGACGCGGGCGGGGTTGGTGAACCTTGCCGGAAAGCTGGGCAAGCCGTCGCTCTCGCAGATGAGCCTTGAGGAAATGGCCGCAGCCCGCCCGGATTTCCTCATCGTCGATACCGCGACCGCCAAGGTTGTCGATCAGGGCACCGAAATGATGCACCACCCCGTGCTGGACGGCATTCCGCGTATCGGCATTCCGCAGGCATGGACGGTCTGCGGCGGCCCGGCCTATGTGAAGGCGGCGCGCGCCCTGTCGCAGAAAGTCAGCGCTCGCTGA
- a CDS encoding iron ABC transporter permease — MSSQRHPALIPLLLTGVLVMGLASMKFGPVPLSPARILAAFTGHGDEIAQAILFQLRLPRTLVALLVGAMLGLAGAVLQGYLRNPLAEPSVLGASNASALGAVAAIYFGVADWHPALLPVLSIASGLIALILLFALAGRSESPLTLILAGIAVSTLAGAGISLALNLSPNPFAAMEIMAWLLGSIENRTLEHVWIALPCVMLGIALLLYDPRALDALSLGEDGARSLGVNLSRTRIRLLLGVAIGVGGAVAVSGSIGFVGLIVPHLIRPLTDRSPSALLLPSLLGGAILLTGADILVRLIPTASELKLGVVTAFLGVPVFLVHLLRERRLW; from the coding sequence CTGTCATCCCAGCGCCACCCGGCGTTGATCCCGCTCCTGCTCACCGGTGTGCTGGTGATGGGCCTGGCTTCCATGAAGTTTGGCCCGGTGCCGCTGTCGCCCGCGCGCATCCTGGCCGCCTTCACTGGCCACGGCGACGAAATCGCGCAGGCAATCCTGTTCCAGCTTCGCCTGCCGCGCACTCTGGTGGCGCTGCTGGTCGGGGCGATGCTCGGCCTCGCAGGCGCCGTGCTGCAAGGCTACCTGCGCAACCCGCTGGCTGAGCCTTCAGTGCTGGGCGCGTCGAACGCCTCCGCGCTGGGGGCGGTGGCGGCGATCTACTTCGGCGTGGCGGACTGGCATCCCGCGCTGCTTCCCGTGCTGTCGATCGCCTCGGGCCTGATCGCACTGATACTGCTGTTCGCGCTGGCCGGGCGTTCGGAAAGCCCGCTGACGCTGATCCTTGCCGGCATTGCCGTCTCGACGCTGGCAGGGGCCGGGATCAGCCTTGCGCTGAACCTTTCGCCCAACCCCTTCGCGGCGATGGAGATCATGGCCTGGCTGCTCGGCTCGATCGAGAACCGGACGTTGGAGCATGTCTGGATCGCCCTGCCCTGCGTGATGCTGGGCATCGCCCTGCTGCTTTACGACCCGCGCGCGCTGGATGCACTGTCGCTGGGCGAGGACGGAGCACGCTCGCTGGGCGTAAACCTCTCGCGCACCCGCATCAGGCTCCTGCTGGGCGTGGCGATCGGCGTGGGCGGCGCGGTGGCGGTTTCCGGCTCGATCGGTTTCGTCGGCCTGATCGTGCCGCACCTGATCCGCCCGCTGACTGACCGAAGCCCCTCGGCGCTGCTGCTACCCTCGCTGCTGGGCGGCGCGATCCTGCTGACCGGCGCCGACATTCTGGTGCGGCTGATCCCCACCGCCAGCGAGCTGAAACTGGGCGTGGTGACGGCCTTCCTTGGTGTCCCAGTCTTCCTTGTCCACCTGCTCCGGGAGCGCCGCCTGTGGTGA
- a CDS encoding ABC transporter ATP-binding protein: MVTISIRGISADLGRRAVLTGLSASLRPGTLSGIIGPNGAGKSTLVRAMLGLVPTLRGSIEIDGRDIKTLSPRDLARTVAYLPQGQTLHWPLSVERLVALGRLPHLGPMSRVSREDREAVLEAMARADVAHLASRIATELSGGERARVMLARALAVGAQGLVVDEPLASLDPGHQIDVMELLEREARGGALVVAVLHDLTMAARYCDRLLLVERGMLVAEGTPTQVLTAERLRTVYGVTGHIDIGGAAPMVVPTGRWREPQAEGE; encoded by the coding sequence GTGGTGACGATTTCGATCAGGGGCATTTCCGCCGACCTCGGCCGCCGGGCGGTCCTTACCGGCCTTAGTGCCTCGCTAAGGCCGGGTACGCTGTCCGGGATCATCGGTCCCAACGGAGCGGGAAAATCAACGCTGGTGCGCGCAATGCTGGGCCTCGTGCCCACTCTGCGCGGTTCGATCGAGATCGACGGGCGGGACATCAAGACCCTGTCCCCGCGCGATCTGGCCCGCACCGTCGCCTATCTGCCGCAGGGTCAGACGCTTCACTGGCCGCTCAGTGTCGAGCGGCTTGTCGCGCTGGGCCGCCTGCCGCACCTTGGCCCGATGTCGCGCGTCTCCAGGGAAGACCGCGAGGCGGTGCTGGAAGCCATGGCCCGCGCCGACGTGGCGCATCTGGCCAGCCGCATCGCCACAGAGCTTTCGGGCGGCGAGCGGGCACGGGTGATGCTGGCGCGCGCGCTGGCGGTGGGCGCACAGGGACTGGTGGTCGACGAGCCGCTGGCATCGCTAGACCCGGGCCACCAGATCGACGTGATGGAACTGCTGGAGCGCGAGGCACGCGGCGGGGCGCTTGTCGTCGCCGTGCTGCACGACCTGACGATGGCGGCGCGCTACTGCGACCGGCTATTGCTGGTCGAGCGCGGGATGCTGGTGGCCGAAGGCACCCCGACTCAAGTGCTGACCGCGGAACGGCTGCGCACCGTCTACGGCGTCACCGGGCACATCGATATCGGCGGCGCCGCGCCAATGGTAGTGCCGACCGGACGCTGGCGCGAGCCTCAGGCGGAAGGGGAATGA
- a CDS encoding SDR family NAD(P)-dependent oxidoreductase gives MDTTRLDGAIALVTGANGDIGSAVARLLAERGATVVSTDLRAPAEAAGEFVPLDVTSEASWAEVIALVEERYGALDILVNNAGIAPMERLDAMALEDWRRCQQVNVEGMFLGLKVASDLLARSGPRRQGGAAVVNLCSGASDKPAAFSAAYCASKAAARMLTRVAAVEFAALGKPIRVNSVHPGVVESAMMDDILATYSRISGGTSVETLRAGVAAGNPMGRFVEPAEVAEAVAFLASSAARYVHGDAIHVDGGYAAA, from the coding sequence ATGGATACCACCCGTCTGGACGGCGCCATTGCGCTTGTCACCGGCGCCAACGGCGATATCGGCTCTGCCGTCGCGCGCCTGCTGGCAGAGCGCGGCGCCACCGTGGTCAGCACCGACCTGCGCGCGCCTGCCGAGGCAGCCGGAGAGTTTGTGCCCCTCGACGTGACCAGCGAGGCAAGCTGGGCCGAGGTGATCGCGCTGGTGGAGGAGCGTTACGGCGCCCTCGACATTCTCGTGAACAACGCCGGCATCGCGCCGATGGAGCGGCTGGACGCGATGGCGCTGGAAGATTGGCGCCGCTGCCAGCAGGTTAATGTCGAGGGCATGTTCCTCGGCCTCAAGGTCGCATCCGACCTTCTCGCCCGCAGCGGCCCCCGCCGTCAGGGCGGCGCTGCGGTGGTCAACCTGTGCTCGGGCGCCTCAGACAAGCCTGCCGCGTTCAGCGCGGCTTATTGCGCCAGCAAGGCGGCGGCGCGGATGCTGACAAGGGTTGCGGCGGTGGAGTTCGCCGCGCTCGGCAAGCCGATCCGTGTGAACTCCGTCCACCCCGGCGTTGTCGAATCCGCGATGATGGACGACATTCTCGCCACGTATTCGCGCATCAGCGGCGGCACTTCGGTCGAAACCCTGCGCGCGGGTGTTGCTGCGGGCAACCCGATGGGGCGCTTCGTGGAACCGGCGGAAGTGGCCGAGGCCGTGGCCTTCCTCGCCTCAAGCGCGGCGCGCTACGTGCATGGCGATGCCATCCACGTCGATGGCGGTTACGCGGCGGCCTGA
- a CDS encoding nuclear transport factor 2 family protein yields MNIESIANIQAISNVLACHSRGVDRADEGLLAGCYHDDGTVDYRFFAGPAAQFAAILTGAQKAGPVTLHRTAQMWIELDGDRASSESYIMAYASSAETQHLICGRYLDRHERRGGEWRMSHRTYVLDTNLNWPGGGALPGLGALGNHVPVGGHGAADTGIALLAQARAKNAGHNRGKGYQPMSHSQQTLDAVVSRQQIADLTMAYCRGVDRADAALLGQVFHADSTVVSGAFNGNGQDFAAAICALVEEAYTQTFHSIANQWIEVSGDGAVGETYVIAVSTSKDGATDTLTGGRYIDRFERREGRWAIAERSFVLDWTREEASTSDMTGGMYAALDLHGARGAADPVYAFMRGDGAG; encoded by the coding sequence ATGAACATCGAAAGCATCGCCAATATACAGGCGATCTCGAACGTCCTGGCCTGCCACAGCCGCGGCGTGGACCGCGCCGACGAGGGTCTTCTGGCGGGCTGCTATCACGATGACGGCACTGTCGACTACCGCTTCTTCGCAGGGCCTGCCGCCCAGTTTGCCGCGATCCTGACGGGCGCGCAGAAGGCGGGGCCGGTGACTTTGCACCGCACCGCGCAGATGTGGATCGAACTGGACGGAGACCGGGCTTCGTCCGAAAGCTACATCATGGCTTATGCGTCCAGCGCGGAGACGCAGCACCTGATCTGCGGCCGCTACCTCGACCGGCACGAGCGGCGGGGCGGTGAATGGCGGATGAGCCACCGGACTTACGTGCTGGACACCAATCTCAACTGGCCGGGCGGCGGTGCGCTTCCGGGGCTGGGCGCGCTGGGCAATCACGTGCCGGTCGGCGGCCACGGGGCAGCCGATACCGGGATCGCCCTGCTTGCCCAGGCGCGCGCGAAGAACGCCGGCCACAATCGCGGAAAAGGATATCAGCCGATGAGCCACAGCCAGCAGACCCTCGACGCCGTCGTCTCGCGCCAGCAAATCGCCGACCTCACCATGGCCTATTGCCGGGGCGTGGACCGCGCCGATGCGGCGCTGCTGGGGCAGGTGTTCCATGCCGACAGCACAGTGGTCAGCGGTGCCTTCAACGGCAACGGGCAGGACTTTGCCGCCGCCATCTGCGCACTGGTCGAGGAGGCCTACACGCAGACCTTCCACTCCATCGCCAACCAGTGGATCGAAGTGTCCGGCGACGGCGCCGTGGGCGAAACATACGTGATCGCCGTCTCCACCAGCAAGGACGGGGCGACCGATACCCTCACCGGGGGCCGCTACATTGACCGTTTCGAGCGCCGCGAAGGCCGCTGGGCCATCGCCGAGCGCAGCTTCGTGCTCGACTGGACGCGCGAAGAAGCCAGCACCAGCGACATGACCGGCGGGATGTACGCCGCGCTGGACCTGCACGGTGCGCGCGGAGCAGCCGACCCCGTTTACGCCTTTATGCGAGGTGACGGCGCGGGGTGA
- a CDS encoding SDR family NAD(P)-dependent oxidoreductase: protein MNRVAGKVALITGGASGLGAADARLLAAEGAQVVITDLQADMGREVAASIPGALFFEHDVRDEAQWRDVVGKTVAHFGRIDVLVNNAGLVRFGNVEDCDLETFRLQMQVMVEGCFLGCHTALPHMTKGGGGSIINVASVAALKGISAIPAYSAAKAGIIALTRSVAVHCLEQDYKIRVNAIAPGAHDTPMTQAALAQLPQDNAGLDQVHARGQGTPQDVANLVLFLASEDSRQITGTHIVIDNGETVG from the coding sequence ATGAACCGCGTAGCAGGCAAAGTCGCCCTCATCACCGGCGGGGCTTCTGGCCTTGGCGCTGCCGATGCCCGGCTTCTCGCGGCGGAGGGTGCGCAGGTGGTCATCACGGACCTTCAGGCAGACATGGGCCGCGAAGTCGCCGCATCGATACCTGGCGCTCTGTTTTTCGAGCATGACGTGCGCGACGAGGCGCAGTGGCGCGATGTGGTGGGCAAGACCGTAGCTCACTTCGGCAGGATCGACGTGCTGGTCAACAATGCCGGCCTCGTGCGCTTCGGCAATGTGGAAGACTGCGATCTGGAAACCTTCCGGCTGCAGATGCAGGTGATGGTGGAGGGGTGCTTCCTGGGTTGCCACACAGCCCTGCCGCACATGACCAAGGGCGGCGGCGGGTCAATCATCAACGTGGCCTCGGTCGCCGCGCTCAAGGGGATCAGCGCGATCCCCGCTTATAGCGCCGCCAAGGCGGGCATCATCGCGCTCACCCGCAGCGTGGCGGTGCACTGCCTTGAGCAGGACTACAAAATTCGCGTCAACGCCATTGCGCCCGGCGCCCACGATACGCCGATGACGCAGGCCGCGCTTGCGCAATTGCCACAGGACAACGCCGGGCTGGATCAGGTCCATGCGCGCGGACAAGGCACGCCGCAGGACGTGGCGAACCTTGTGCTGTTCCTCGCCTCGGAGGATTCACGCCAGATTACCGGCACGCACATCGTCATCGACAACGGGGAGACGGTGGGATGA
- a CDS encoding TonB-dependent receptor — translation MKAYLKNSSRLALCTAALLASPAAFAQEAEQAGGIQEIVVTAQKKSENIQDVPISITAIGGEALAATQGTSLQALQGQIPNVQIDNFANTPQSAVFTVRGIGVIEPDPYAGNTVSIVVDGVPQFFSMGALLDLYDVDRIEVLRGPQGTLFGANTTGGVINVVTGQPTGEFGGHVKAVYGNYNRFDVTGSIEAPLVKDVLSLKVAGIHTQREGWVTNVVDGSDLGSKNLDAVRAYLRFTPGSNFDATLQGEYVNARNGSPIVINGARPGEALYIAPGTAGMYVSPCATQGMCTAPDKYYGANNSVPDESNMDTYSGTLTMNWRNTPLGDWTSITGYKHFKLREFTDQDGTPLFLNDTYRRTEGWQLSQELRTNVEVTDTLNVLVGGFYLKNHYDHIQAYRLQFAAPGLLQTNLQDQDNYSVSGFAQAYWQATDRLKLQAGIRYSHERTISTPSLITSIGDPAGSNYTGEGNTVIGSFTVGGRKSWNNVGWKLGADYEVADDALLYASWSRGFKSGGFTARVGVPADGDTPFNPEKVDTFEAGIKADFLDRHLRVNLAAFYTNYRDMQVAQIYFDDTTNTQGNRILNAGKSEIKGFELETTAVPVEGMTLRGSLAYLDARYKQFLYGDPLSGAILDLEGYRLQNAPKWNASFGANFVIPLGNGADLVSDVSYTYTSSKYYTAILDTPRSKIQPTHLVDATLTYKPDGAAWSLGLWATNLLDSRYLSTVFDSPGYAGLAGYAPPRQFGASASFNF, via the coding sequence ATGAAGGCCTACCTCAAGAACAGTTCTCGTCTCGCGCTTTGCACTGCTGCGCTGCTGGCATCGCCCGCCGCCTTCGCGCAGGAGGCCGAGCAGGCAGGCGGCATTCAGGAAATCGTCGTCACCGCGCAGAAGAAGTCCGAGAACATCCAGGACGTGCCGATCTCGATCACCGCGATCGGCGGCGAGGCGCTGGCGGCCACGCAGGGCACATCGCTCCAGGCGCTTCAGGGCCAGATCCCCAACGTCCAGATCGACAACTTCGCCAACACCCCGCAAAGCGCCGTCTTCACCGTGCGCGGCATCGGTGTGATCGAGCCTGACCCCTACGCAGGCAATACCGTGTCGATCGTGGTCGACGGGGTGCCGCAGTTCTTCTCGATGGGCGCGCTGCTCGACCTGTACGACGTGGACCGAATCGAAGTGCTGCGCGGACCGCAGGGCACGTTGTTCGGCGCTAACACCACCGGCGGCGTCATCAATGTCGTCACCGGCCAGCCGACGGGTGAGTTCGGCGGGCACGTCAAGGCGGTTTACGGCAACTACAACCGCTTCGATGTGACGGGTTCGATCGAGGCGCCGCTGGTCAAGGACGTGCTCTCGCTGAAAGTCGCGGGCATCCACACCCAGCGCGAAGGCTGGGTTACCAATGTCGTCGACGGCTCCGACCTGGGCAGCAAAAACCTCGACGCGGTGCGCGCCTACTTGCGCTTCACACCCGGCAGCAACTTCGACGCCACGCTTCAGGGGGAATACGTCAACGCCCGCAACGGCTCGCCCATCGTCATCAACGGCGCGCGTCCGGGCGAAGCGCTCTACATCGCGCCGGGCACTGCGGGCATGTATGTCAGCCCCTGCGCAACGCAGGGCATGTGCACCGCGCCCGACAAGTATTACGGCGCCAACAATTCCGTGCCCGACGAGTCCAACATGGACACCTATTCCGGCACGCTGACGATGAATTGGCGCAACACCCCGCTTGGCGACTGGACCTCGATCACCGGCTACAAGCACTTCAAGCTGCGCGAGTTCACCGATCAGGACGGCACCCCGCTGTTCCTAAACGACACTTACCGCCGCACCGAAGGCTGGCAGTTGAGCCAGGAACTGCGCACCAATGTCGAAGTCACCGATACGCTGAACGTGCTGGTCGGCGGGTTCTACCTCAAGAACCATTACGATCACATCCAGGCCTACCGCCTGCAATTCGCCGCGCCGGGCCTGTTGCAGACCAACCTGCAGGATCAGGACAACTATTCCGTCTCCGGCTTCGCGCAAGCCTATTGGCAGGCGACCGACCGACTCAAGCTGCAGGCGGGCATTCGCTATTCGCATGAGCGCACCATTTCCACGCCCAGCCTCATCACCAGCATCGGCGATCCCGCAGGCTCGAACTACACGGGCGAGGGCAACACCGTCATCGGCAGCTTCACCGTGGGCGGGCGCAAGAGCTGGAACAATGTCGGGTGGAAGCTGGGCGCGGACTATGAAGTGGCCGACGATGCGTTGCTCTATGCAAGCTGGTCGCGCGGTTTCAAGTCGGGCGGATTCACCGCGCGCGTCGGGGTTCCGGCGGATGGTGACACGCCGTTCAACCCGGAGAAGGTCGATACCTTCGAGGCCGGCATCAAGGCCGACTTCCTCGACCGGCACCTGCGCGTAAATTTGGCCGCATTCTACACCAACTACCGCGACATGCAGGTGGCGCAGATCTATTTCGACGACACCACCAACACCCAGGGCAACCGCATCCTCAATGCCGGCAAGTCCGAGATCAAGGGCTTCGAACTGGAGACGACGGCAGTGCCGGTGGAAGGCATGACGCTGCGGGGTTCGCTCGCTTACCTCGATGCCAGGTACAAGCAGTTCCTGTATGGCGACCCGCTCTCGGGCGCGATCCTCGATCTGGAAGGATACCGGCTGCAGAACGCGCCCAAGTGGAATGCCAGCTTCGGGGCCAATTTCGTGATCCCGCTGGGCAATGGGGCGGACCTCGTCAGCGACGTGTCCTATACCTACACCAGTTCCAAATATTACACCGCGATCCTCGACACCCCGCGTTCGAAGATCCAGCCCACGCATCTGGTCGATGCCACGCTGACCTACAAGCCGGACGGTGCGGCGTGGTCGCTGGGCCTGTGGGCGACCAACCTGCTGGACTCCCGCTACCTTTCGACCGTCTTCGATTCGCCCGGTTACGCCGGCCTCGCGGGCTATGCGCCGCCGCGCCAGTTCGGCGCATCGGCCAGTTTCAACTTCTGA
- a CDS encoding SRPBCC family protein translates to MGRQDIDALMIDGRNAANLRGDPITGDRYTSPEFMKREWDHMWTRIWHIAGRTAELEEAGDYVVHDFMNESVFCVKQEDGSIKAFYNSCRHRGMRLVWDASSQDSFQCPYHGWVWGKDGVLEKAQDPEDFPQGNPCGKLKLKELRCATWGGFVWYTMDDEAPELLDFLSPMPELYKNYPMDTGVRVFWMKIDLETNWKFATDNFSESYHTRTAHPQVPPWIDQDVDTARHEMWPGGHGRTVQPMRPSLSDRLPEGVQHPFDMILQQWDIDPASYPDFETKAMQGWLDLKAAKKRLWQERGYVHYEHMDDEEITDSPHTVMFPNVTISFLPDNVILFRTEPHPTDPNKCTFDLWCMAFPVAGQTMVESIMAGPQPLREAEFQHRAFDNGRGVPEIKDQIVYQDMMLAEGQQRGMHSRGYEDAYLSGQETRVRFFHEVLNDYLEGRR, encoded by the coding sequence ATGGGAAGGCAAGACATCGACGCCTTGATGATCGACGGCCGTAACGCAGCGAACCTGCGCGGCGACCCGATCACCGGCGACCGCTACACCTCACCGGAATTCATGAAGCGTGAGTGGGACCATATGTGGACCCGCATCTGGCACATCGCGGGCCGCACTGCCGAGCTGGAAGAAGCCGGCGATTACGTCGTCCATGATTTCATGAACGAATCCGTCTTCTGCGTGAAGCAGGAGGATGGCTCCATCAAGGCGTTCTACAACTCCTGCCGTCACCGCGGCATGCGGCTGGTGTGGGACGCCAGTTCGCAGGATAGCTTCCAGTGCCCCTATCACGGCTGGGTCTGGGGCAAGGACGGCGTGCTCGAAAAGGCGCAGGACCCGGAAGACTTTCCGCAAGGCAATCCCTGCGGCAAGCTCAAGCTGAAGGAACTGCGCTGCGCCACCTGGGGCGGCTTCGTGTGGTACACGATGGACGACGAGGCGCCGGAGCTTCTCGATTTCCTGTCGCCCATGCCCGAGCTTTACAAGAACTACCCGATGGACACCGGGGTGCGCGTCTTCTGGATGAAGATCGACCTCGAAACCAACTGGAAGTTCGCGACGGACAATTTCTCGGAAAGCTACCATACCCGCACCGCGCACCCGCAGGTGCCGCCGTGGATCGACCAGGACGTGGACACGGCGCGCCATGAGATGTGGCCGGGCGGGCACGGCCGCACGGTGCAGCCGATGCGCCCGTCGCTGTCGGACCGGCTGCCCGAGGGTGTTCAGCACCCCTTCGACATGATTCTACAGCAATGGGACATCGACCCCGCCTCCTACCCGGACTTCGAAACCAAGGCGATGCAGGGCTGGCTCGACCTGAAGGCCGCGAAAAAGCGCCTGTGGCAGGAGCGCGGCTACGTCCATTACGAGCATATGGACGACGAGGAGATCACCGACAGTCCGCACACGGTGATGTTCCCCAACGTCACCATCAGCTTCCTGCCGGACAACGTGATCCTGTTCCGCACCGAACCGCATCCGACCGATCCGAACAAATGCACGTTCGACTTGTGGTGCATGGCTTTTCCCGTGGCCGGGCAGACCATGGTGGAATCCATCATGGCCGGCCCGCAGCCGCTGCGCGAAGCCGAGTTCCAGCACCGCGCCTTCGACAACGGACGGGGCGTGCCCGAGATCAAGGACCAGATCGTCTATCAGGACATGATGCTGGCCGAAGGGCAGCAACGCGGAATGCATTCGCGCGGCTATGAAGACGCCTATCTTTCCGGGCAGGAGACGCGGGTGCGTTTCTTCCACGAAGTGCTGAACGATTATCTGGAGGGACGGCGCTAA
- a CDS encoding TetR/AcrR family transcriptional regulator, with amino-acid sequence MTEAKIKPGAGRTPKGGTPKGEATRGQILDASEILFARSGYLGTSLRDIAHEAGVRMGLVHYHFGNKHLILDAALERKLALLRSTIEESFARGQARAEEGPGRFGLEEIVAAFILPFLHAASTDGDPLRNYIVMTSHLMSSYRMPELRPILGKLSAVSQILTDQLRIHAPAIPEDNLLAGVYLIEAALIFMVQDPGFLDDLSRDHHSVARLEDMARPALRFFARGLESLQEPSAT; translated from the coding sequence ATGACAGAAGCGAAGATCAAGCCAGGCGCGGGCAGGACTCCCAAAGGCGGCACGCCGAAGGGAGAGGCGACGCGCGGCCAAATCCTTGACGCTTCCGAGATCCTGTTCGCCCGCAGCGGCTATCTGGGCACCTCGCTGCGCGATATCGCGCACGAGGCGGGAGTGCGCATGGGGCTGGTGCACTATCATTTCGGCAACAAGCACCTGATCCTAGACGCCGCGCTGGAGCGCAAGCTGGCCCTGCTACGCTCCACCATCGAGGAAAGTTTCGCGCGCGGGCAGGCGCGGGCCGAGGAGGGGCCCGGCAGGTTCGGTCTGGAGGAGATCGTCGCCGCTTTCATCCTGCCGTTCCTTCATGCGGCGTCTACCGACGGCGACCCTTTGCGCAACTACATCGTCATGACTTCGCACCTGATGAGTTCTTACAGGATGCCGGAGCTGCGCCCGATCCTTGGCAAGCTGAGCGCCGTGTCGCAGATCCTGACAGATCAATTGCGCATCCACGCCCCCGCCATCCCCGAGGATAATCTGCTGGCGGGCGTCTACCTGATCGAGGCGGCGTTGATCTTCATGGTGCAGGACCCCGGTTTCCTCGACGATCTCAGCCGCGATCACCATTCCGTCGCCCGGCTGGAGGACATGGCCCGGCCAGCGCTGCGCTTCTTCGCGCGCGGGCTGGAAAGCCTGCAGGAGCCTTCTGCGACCTGA